CAGAGCGGGAACTTTGAATATGACGTTTCTCAAGACAAACTCCGGATATATCATTATTGGCGGCCGCATGTACTATATTCCGTAAAACAGGCAGTACGACCAAAGAATCATCGAGTATCTGCCTCTCGTTCATAAAAAACAACGGGAGGAAAGATACAGGTATTATTTGCCGACCCGGATAACCGCCTGCAGATCGGCGGAAGGGGGCGCAAGAAGATATCTTTCACAGAGCTGTTTATAGAACAAGGAGGGACCGTCTCCAGCCTGCAGAGTGAGGCAATAATTGAACAACACCAGTGCCTTTTCCCATTCACCGGCACGAAAAAGGCTCAATGCCTCGGGAAAGGCCTTCTGATGGAGACGGTTCCAGCCCACGGAATAATGCTTTGCCATGAGCAGTTCATAGATGTTGACCGGTCTGGTCTTGCCGCCGAGGAGAAATACTCCGATTTCACGATAACTTAGCCCGGCAACACCGTAAAGAGCTTCCTCCGATGCAAGTATCCGCGTACCAAGGTACTTATTGAGCCCTTCAATTCTCGAGGCGGTATTGACGATATCTCCAATCGGTGCATATTCGTAGTGATCCTCTGCGCCTATGTTATCCAGCAACAAATAGCCTGCATGAATCCCGATACGGGTTGGCAGTGATTTCCCCCGGTGTTTGCTGTTGAATCTCTCTACCGCCTTGGCAATCTGTAAAGAAGCTTGACAGGCCTTCTGGTTCCGGATTACTTCCTGATCGACGGAAGGCCAGAGTGCGAGCATGGAGTCGCCGATTACATTGCAGACCAAACCTTCCTGCTTCTTCACTTCCCTGAATAAATACTGATAATACTCCTTCATGTGTGAACTCAGCTCCTCCGGAGTCAGACACTCGGAAAGCCTGGTATAATGCTGAGCATCGGTGATAACACAAACGCCGTACACTTTCGTGTCACCTGTTTCAATGAAGGAGAGATCTCTGGAAAGTTCATCAACCACGTTACCCGGAAGATAGAAACCAAGGGCCTCATGAATATTGCGGCGCTCCCGACGGCTCGCCAGGTAATTGGTGAGCGTCGCCAGCAGAAAAGAGGTAAAGGGCAGAACGGTAAGCGGCATGATAAGCGGAATCCAGGTACCATTGAGAGCAAAGACTGTGAAGGCGCTGAAGAGATATACAGTAATGCTGGCCGCCAGCAGAATTGCCGCAAACAGGGGCGGCAACAGAAAACTGATCAGACAGAGGAATACTGCGAAACCGCTCAACAATCCAAATGACCTGCCATTCGAAAGAGGCTGTATTGCGCGGTTTTCAGCGATATTGCCATATACGGTCGCAGCCAGTTCAACGCCACTGAGATCAAGCCCGTCGGCCCTGGAGAAAACCGTGTAAAAACCATCTTTCTGGTTTGACCAATTCGATGCGGCGGCACCGACGAAAACAACTTTGCCCCTGATCTTCTCTTGCAGGGAACCTGCTGTATCTTCTTGCGAAGACAGGATATCGCCATAAGACAAGGTCTCGAGGGTTAAGGGAGGGCCATAGAAGTCAATAAAGGCACTGCTGTCTCCGCCATACATGTT
This window of the Desulfopila inferna genome carries:
- a CDS encoding CHASE2 domain-containing protein, which translates into the protein MHRLGRALITGLLLAIAGIYLFSTPYGRNIEEEYGLGLLFKMRGPRPHPGKAVIVNVNNGFSGTAGVSGDFSKWPRSVHAVLVEKLTQYGATVIVFDIYFSDNQDRSHDPAFAEAIRRAGNVILVEELRHASPLAVGGNSLLTGGVEIELLVPPVEPLAGAALALAPFPLPKIPVRVGQAWRFKESCGDIPTLPVAVFQAATLSRYDQLFTLLRRKAPTVVKDLPDSAIEAIATLGLVETMREIRGIFLRNDWLRHDLLAEVEGAAGSKRYTGSDKDLVALINMYGGDSSAFIDFYGPPLTLETLSYGDILSSQEDTAGSLQEKIRGKVVFVGAAASNWSNQKDGFYTVFSRADGLDLSGVELAATVYGNIAENRAIQPLSNGRSFGLLSGFAVFLCLISFLLPPLFAAILLAASITVYLFSAFTVFALNGTWIPLIMPLTVLPFTSFLLATLTNYLASRRERRNIHEALGFYLPGNVVDELSRDLSFIETGDTKVYGVCVITDAQHYTRLSECLTPEELSSHMKEYYQYLFREVKKQEGLVCNVIGDSMLALWPSVDQEVIRNQKACQASLQIAKAVERFNSKHRGKSLPTRIGIHAGYLLLDNIGAEDHYEYAPIGDIVNTASRIEGLNKYLGTRILASEEALYGVAGLSYREIGVFLLGGKTRPVNIYELLMAKHYSVGWNRLHQKAFPEALSLFRAGEWEKALVLFNYCLTLQAGDGPSLFYKQLCERYLLAPPSADLQAVIRVGK